Proteins encoded in a region of the Paenibacillus sp. W2I17 genome:
- a CDS encoding YjhG/YagF family D-xylonate dehydratase, whose amino-acid sequence MYEQITSIMGETASNCFDIIAHAPGAAGRLPLTDDLLRNAPSGDLFGMSQNVGMGWKPGELNGKQFLILSTQGGIRNEDGSPAALGYHTGHWEVGLLMKAAAEELSSRGGIPFAGYVSDPCDGRSQGTTGMFDSLPYRNDAAMVFRRLIRSLPTRKGVLGVATCDKGLPAMMLALAGMPQLPGVIVPGGVTLPPTDGEDAGKIQTIGARYVNGELSLEMASDLGCRACATPGGGCQFLGTAATAQVVAEALGMTVPHAALAPSGQPIWFEMARQSSRALIHMESQGMRMADIVTDASIRNAMTVHAAFGGSTNLLLHIPAIAHAAGLTIPTVQDWIQVNKNVPRLVSALPNGPIFYPTIRVFQAGGVPEVMLHLRQLGLLDESVPTVTGTSLGQVLDWWESSERRYLMRKQLKEQDGIDPDSVIMSVEHAQRLGISSTVTFPTGNIAPEGSVIKSTSIDPAVLDEHGVYRHRGRAKVFTTEREAIHAIKTGGILAGDVVVLLGRGPSGTGMEETYQLTSALKHLPFGKYVSLITDARFSGVSTGACIGHVGPEALAGGPIGKLRNGDLIDITVDRNTLEGSINFVGEGDLEFSPEEGALILAQRSFHPDMKPDEALPDDTKLWAALQSVSGGTWRGNVYDVERIITALEAGKKALGWY is encoded by the coding sequence ATGTACGAACAGATTACGTCGATTATGGGAGAGACCGCGTCCAACTGCTTCGATATCATAGCACATGCTCCAGGGGCTGCCGGACGTCTGCCTTTAACGGATGATTTGCTGCGGAATGCTCCAAGCGGCGACTTGTTCGGCATGTCCCAGAACGTTGGAATGGGCTGGAAGCCCGGGGAATTGAACGGAAAACAATTTCTGATCTTGAGTACACAAGGTGGCATACGGAATGAAGACGGTAGCCCGGCAGCACTCGGTTACCATACCGGCCACTGGGAGGTCGGCCTGCTGATGAAGGCTGCCGCAGAAGAACTGTCAAGCCGGGGAGGAATCCCGTTTGCCGGATATGTCAGCGATCCGTGTGACGGCAGATCACAGGGGACGACCGGCATGTTTGACTCGCTTCCGTACAGGAATGATGCCGCTATGGTATTTCGCAGACTGATTCGCTCGCTACCAACTCGTAAAGGCGTGCTTGGTGTCGCCACTTGTGACAAAGGTCTTCCAGCGATGATGCTCGCACTTGCCGGCATGCCGCAATTGCCTGGTGTAATTGTTCCCGGTGGCGTCACACTTCCGCCTACCGATGGAGAGGATGCCGGTAAAATTCAGACCATCGGTGCACGGTACGTCAACGGGGAACTTTCTCTGGAAATGGCTTCGGATTTAGGATGTCGAGCTTGTGCTACACCGGGAGGAGGCTGTCAGTTTCTAGGTACCGCGGCTACGGCCCAGGTTGTAGCAGAGGCACTGGGTATGACAGTGCCACATGCTGCGCTTGCACCTTCCGGACAGCCCATCTGGTTTGAAATGGCGCGCCAATCTTCACGTGCACTCATCCACATGGAGTCACAGGGGATGAGAATGGCAGACATTGTCACCGATGCATCCATTCGCAATGCGATGACCGTTCATGCCGCGTTTGGCGGATCGACCAATCTGCTTCTTCACATACCGGCGATTGCCCATGCAGCCGGTTTAACCATACCCACGGTACAGGACTGGATACAGGTCAACAAAAATGTTCCGAGGCTGGTTAGTGCCCTGCCAAATGGACCGATCTTTTATCCGACCATACGTGTCTTTCAGGCAGGAGGTGTACCGGAGGTCATGCTCCACCTCAGACAGCTTGGTCTGTTGGATGAGTCTGTACCAACGGTTACAGGTACTTCATTGGGTCAGGTACTGGACTGGTGGGAATCGTCGGAACGCCGTTATCTCATGCGGAAGCAGTTAAAAGAGCAGGACGGTATCGATCCGGACAGTGTCATCATGAGTGTAGAACACGCTCAGCGGCTTGGAATCTCATCGACTGTAACATTTCCAACCGGGAATATCGCTCCAGAAGGTTCTGTCATCAAATCCACCTCTATTGATCCTGCTGTGCTGGATGAGCATGGCGTATACCGTCATCGTGGCAGAGCAAAGGTGTTTACCACTGAACGTGAGGCGATCCATGCGATTAAGACCGGAGGTATTCTGGCTGGCGACGTTGTTGTGCTTCTCGGGCGAGGTCCATCGGGAACTGGAATGGAGGAGACGTACCAGCTTACATCTGCGCTTAAACATTTGCCTTTTGGCAAATACGTGTCACTGATTACGGATGCCCGGTTCTCCGGTGTTTCCACCGGAGCGTGTATTGGTCATGTTGGCCCCGAAGCGCTGGCAGGCGGACCGATTGGCAAGCTGCGGAACGGAGACCTGATTGACATCACGGTTGATCGTAACACGCTGGAGGGTAGCATTAACTTTGTCGGAGAAGGCGATCTGGAGTTTTCGCCGGAAGAAGGTGCTCTCATCCTGGCACAAAGGTCCTTCCATCCGGATATGAAGCCTGATGAGGCTTTGCCGGATGATACAAAGCTCTGGGCTGCATTGCAATCGGTCAGCGGTGGGACTTGGAGAGGGAATGTATATGATGTAGAGCGGATCATAACCGCCCTGGAAGCCGGCAAAAAAGCGCTGGGCTGGTACTGA